The Lagopus muta isolate bLagMut1 chromosome 28, bLagMut1 primary, whole genome shotgun sequence genome includes the window TGTCTACTTTTGATAACCTTCTTCTtgcaaaacacagcagacaCCACCGGAGGCAGGGAATATCCTATGTGGAAAGAAATGGGTTTGAGTGATGCACAGAGAAATGATCTACTTGAGGGCAAATTGCATTGGAAGTAATGGGGAATAATTAAAGAGGAGAGGAATGCTGCATAATGAAATGCAGGTCCTGTAAAGGGATGCAGGTTTTATGATAGCATGCAGTTCTTGTAGTGGTATAAAGGTtttgaaaactattttgaaaaCTATTCTCATCTGTTTACTCTCCAGTAATACTGTGGCATTTGGTCGATGGTTGTAGGGGGTGATGGAGATAGGAAGGGATGCAAGATGATAGCCAAGAAAGAGCATGGGCTGGATGGAAATGGGGAAATATGGGGTTGTTCCAGTTTTGGAGATTCACAGAACACAGGCACCCCTCCTCTGGTTTTGCATGCTGCTTTCGTAGGGGACgggctgtgctttgtgctcatttaacacactgaaaacaacaaagccaCCAGGAAATGTGCcctgagaaaaaagaagaaaaagaaaagcaagaagaataggaaaaagaataggaagaagaataggaagaagagaaagaaaagggaggggaaggggaaggtgaaggtgaaagggaaagggggagagaaaggggaaggggaaggggaaagaaggagggaaaggcaaaaggggaaaggggaaggggaaggtgaaggggaaaagggaagaagaagggaaaaggagaaaggcaaGGGCAAGGGGAAtaagaaggggaaggggaagggctCACATACAACATGCAGTTGTAGGTTTGGTAAAAGTGAAATTATGAATTATTATTTGATAGGGGGAAAGAGACGAGAAAATGTAAAAGACACAATGGAAGACATTCAGGGAATTCTATCCTAATCCTAATCAAATTAGGATTGGAAATTCCAGATTCAAAATGCCAGGGACCAGCACAGGAGGTTGAATTCCTGGGAGGCTTGTGAATTAAAGGGGCTGCTGTTACATCCCAGGACACCCTAGAGAAAGTAGAAAAGGTGGAAGTCCATCTAGTGTATAAGACTCACAGTAGTTCTGGGGAGCATCAGGCTACTGGTGCAAACGTATTCTTGGCTTCACCATTGTTGGCTACATCCGTTGTATAATTTgctcagaaatggaaaatgatggGAATGGACTGAACAGCATACAAATGTATTGGAACtgttaataaaagaaagaaggctATTCCATCAGCTTGGCACTATAATTCTGTCTGACCCTATCCATGTTCAATGGGGGTATAGTGAACGTGGTTCCACTGCAATCTATGGCAAAAGTGGCCAAAAGGGCTGAAAAGACCATCAAATTAGCACTTGGTGGATTTCACCTTGTTTTTAATACAACTGAgcaggttttctttccttttgtgttcACAGGAGTCCCAAATGACCCACACATAGACGGAGGGACCTAGGTCTAAGGATGACCCACCAGGTTGAATTAATCATACTACGTTTCACTCCAACCCTAATACAATCCCCTTTGATTTGTCACAAAGTGTAACATCCATGGTATCTCTGGCTTAGAAATGATGATGTATTGTGCCACCAGAAGGTGGCATTGTTGGTATAACTTTACTCTGTTGGAAGTCACTCTTGTGACTTGCCTTGGGCAACAATGGCAAAGGCAAATAGGGCTTATGTTTAAATTCATAGTTGCATTGACCAAAGCACAAGACCCTCGTGCTGCAGAAATACACTGCAAGTGTTGGAACACCCCAAAGCCTATTTTAGACCTAAATCCATCTACTTTAGCTTTCCATGGGAATGAAGTCTGCTTAAAGGGTTGGAGACACTCTCTTTGGATGTCTAGGCTCCGTGTCATCCCAGGGAAGGAAGTACAGATTGGCTGCTGGGTAATTGATGTGTCTGCTTACCAAAGACCCACCAGAGGTAGAGTAGCATACATTGCTACTTTCAAACCTATCATGTAAACTTTCCCCCTATCAGGATGTTATCAATATACTGATACACAGTATGGTCAGGTAGAACAGGAATCTTTGCTGAAAACTTAGCCAAAGCGTTATGGGTATTAGAGAATGTTTACATCCTCTCTGAAGCCTCTTAAATGTATATTTGGCCTTCCTCCAGATACAAGCAAACTTATCCCACTCAAGGAGAGAAATAGTGAGAAACATATTAGCCTCCAAGGCAGCCAATGAGCAGTGAGCAGCTCCCTGTATCAGTGTCACTACCACTCCAGTGTTTGCAACTGAGGCAGTTAAAGGTGCAGTTTTAGCATCTGACTGTTGATATTCTACCGTGAAACACCATTACCTAGTTAGTTTTTCACTGGCCACGCAGCTGAATAGTAAGGCAAATGAGTCCTTTTAGCCATGGCTCTTTTTTCCAATTCTGTCATCACTCCATCAATCCACATAAGCGCTGCTGATGCATATTGCCAGATATTGGGGATTTTGCAGGGAGtacaggctgaacaaaccaagagATATCAGCCATTTCTCACACAGCTTGCtctccagacccttccccacCTTCATAACTCTCCTCAGGATGCTTTCAAATACTTTCATATCCCTGTAATACTGTGGCACCCAAACCAGCGctcaaggtgaggccacacTTCTAGGAATGCAGCATCCACAATTTCTCTCGGCAgccagttccagtgcctcactacaacagagtaaagaacttcctcctaacatctggCCTAATTCTTCTGTGACCAGGTGGCTCACCTAGTGGGGGAGGAAAAGGCTGTAAATGTGATCTACTGATCTACTGATctacttcagcaaagccttcaaGACTATTTCCCACCACTCTCCTGGAGAAGttggcagcctgtggcttgaACTGGAGTCCTTTTCACTGGCTGAAAAcctggctggatggctgggcccaggAGGTGGTgatgaatggagttaaatccagctggcgaaCAGTCACAAGTGTTGCTCCCCAGGAGTTGGTATTGGAGCTGGctctgtttaatatctttattgatgatctggacGAGAGCATTGAGTGCACACTCAGTAAGtatgcagatgacaccaagttggcaggaagtgtggatctgcctgggggtagcaaggccctacagagggacctggacaggctggaatgctgggctgaggctgatgggatgaggttcaacaaggccaattgctgggtcctgcactttggccacaacaactccaggcaatgctacaggcttggggcagagtggccTCACAAGTTAGGGAGATAAGTCCCAAAAAGTACTGTCTCACCTTCACAAGGCTGCTTCCTCCAACAGTGCTTTGCTCTGTCAGTGAGGTGACATCCTTCTACTCTTTCACCAAGTGTTTGGGACATGaccctttttgcttttcagtcttttatAGGTTTATCCTGCTTTTGTGATGGGGATGTTTGGGCAGAGAGCAGCTTGGAGCCAAGCCCCACTGAAGCCAGCTGTCACATCAGCCTTCCAAAATCACAACAGATGGGACAAGCTGAGATGGGCAGCAGAAGGAGACCCAGTTTGCTGATTTCTCACTGGAGCAGTGGGAGAAGTTGATGAGACAACCCAACCCTCCACTGATGGGAGATGACCCAAGGAGCTTGGTCCAGAGGGGAATCCTCTGTCTCACATCATATCCCATAGGATGTGCTGGTGGATGGTATATCCCAGGGCATCTCAGAGGAACAAAAGAGTCTGGTGTGGGTTGGTTAGGGGAGACAAAGCTAGAAACTTGAACGAAAATGAGATGGCTTGGCATGGATGTGGAGTCTGAAAGCAGAGGTCAGCAGGAGAGAGAAACAGCAAGTAAGTAAATTAAAGTTAGATCTCTCCTGGGAGACACAAAATGACAAAGAAGAACCTCGACCTGGTGTGCCCAAATTGTgtagaagaggagaagaaaccTGTTGTCTCCTGGAGCCCCAGGGCTACGGTTGTGGTTTCCTGAGTCTACCCTGCTCCACCCTGAATTCACATTTCATACCCAGGGCAGGGAGGCAGGGTGAAGCATGAGTTGTTGCCCAAGCTGGGAGATGCACCCTGCACTGCTTCTGGTGGGGACAGAGTTAATTTCCTTCCTAGCAACTAAAGTTTGGATTTATGAGGAAAACAATGAAGGCACGCAGATGCTGTTGTTGCAGAACAGTGTTTGCACAGAGCCACGACTCTTCAGCTTATCGTGCTGCAGCACTTGTGGAGACACAGCCACAGAAGATGACCGCAAAAGCTCCAATGATCCTTTGCACctttgttgcttgttttctgctgcagctgctggaggggatTTCAACACATTTTTTGTAAATTTGGGATTACTCTCTTTTAATGTTGGGACCAGAAATCCACACTCTCTGCGTGGACAATCAGGGAGAGGTGGgtgaaaaatgaaactaaagAACAGTGCTACAGTTTGGtaacaaaactttaaaaatacatattggaattgaattaaattaaattgatAGACAGGTAAGtatataattataaaaataataataaaaatcataaatgcaaaattaaataaaattacccacagctgctcagcaTGCAGGGGAAAATCTCAGCCCTTCCATGAGCCCattgcacagctcagtgcttgcagcctgcagcaggaagccCCATGGAGATTTCTGTTGAGTGCAGAAAGGGAGGGAGCTGAGTCaaatatttttggggaaaaaaagaaaatggaaagaagtttTCATTCTTGCACCAATCACTGCAGGGGCTGCTGGAATAACAGCTAAACTGCCCTCCCTAGGAAGCACAGGGGCGTCATTTCTCCTTCTCTAGCAGATGAGTTTCCTTCCTAGTGCATAacacagccctcagtgctggAGCCAAAATACATCAGGATAGCAAGGGAGAATGCTTGGTAACAGCACAGCCACTGCATTTGCTGGGGGAGAAGCTATGAGGAAAAGATAAATCCAAAATGCTGCAGAGGGGTTGAAGAGCAGAAAATCAGTGCAAGCATCATGCAGTTGTGCAGGTTGAGGTGTTGCACAGGGGATGTCTGCTTATTTCAAGAGGCTTTGTTAAAGGCTGTACAACTGAATATGCAAATCTCACCcaagaggtgttcctgtgtgggAAGAGAGGTTCAGCTCGCCGACTGGTCCCAGCAGCATCCTCCTGACTGGTCTGCAATGATACCTTCCCCaaaagtccttctcttctaagCTCTTTTCATagtattttcttacttttggGTGGAGCTTGAGTGACTCTAGACACACACagtctatttttttaaaacatgtttttcacagaaaggTGGAAAGCTGCCAGCATAGGGTGAGAACAATTTTTCAGTCCTGTAGTACCAAGAAATTTCCATCCCCACAGTGTTATCACAGTGCTTGGACGTGGTGTTTCCACTCCACCCCACCCTCCGTGCTGTATCTCTTAGAGCCTGCACACCACACTCTTCAGGTGCTGCTGATAATCTAAGGTTTGCAGGTCTTAGATTGCCTAGGGAGCTATCACAGAACTGATGAGCTTCATTCTACCTGAGAGGTTTCCTTCTCTCAAGGGGTGGACATTTCAGTAAGTCACCTCCAGTAAATATTCCACATAATCCCCCCAGGGATGAAAGTCACTCAAGCATCACAATATTTAGTAGCAACTGCAGAGATCCTCTGCTTTCCTGTTATGAGTATTAGAGCTCATGGGGCTCTCGGTCTGCTCACTATCTGTGGGGTAAGATGAATGGCTGATAGTCATAATATCTGGCCATATCTTAAAAGCAAACCAGCTAAGCTTAGGAGAAGGAATGTCCAACAGACTGACTGGGGCAATTCAGCTGCTTAATGTGTTACCCTTCTGcaatggcagctgctgctggaacacAGGAGCAATGGATCCCCATTTTAGATGCATTCCCATGAGAAATgccatttcagcagtggctcctgcttctcttttaCCTGGGAAACTGGAAGCTTTCCTGCAACACTCCACTTCTCATACTTATTTTCAGAAGGCAAAAGCATTGCTAAACAAGAGGCTCAACCTTGTCATTGAAGCAGATCAAATTACCAAGGCTGGACTTTACCCTTCACAAACCCAGACTGACTCTGAATGACAGACAATGGGTTGACCAGGAGCCAGTGGGATCCTGGGGGCCATTACAAAGAGCAAGgtcagcaggtcgagggagggGACCCTCCCTCTCTACCCTGCCCTGGGGAGAGCACATCTGGAGTGCTGAGTCCAATTCTGGGCACCGCAGCTCAAGGCAGAGAAGGAACTGGGCCCAAAGATGATGAGTGGCCTGGGGCATCTCCTGTATAAGTGATGTCTAATTCAGCACTTTATCTTCATCCTTGCAAAGCTTTGGAGCCCACTTCTTCCCACAGTGCACAGAGATCACACAGAATCACTCTGAATGAGTTTTGGGTTGCACTGCATTGCAAACACACTGTTGCATTGCAAACGTGTTGTTGCAGTGCTACACAGCCGCTCAGCAATAAATTTACATGGAGCAGTTGAATTCACAGCTGCTTGTGACCCTTCTACTTCCATGTGTAAACCTATACCTTAATGTGAGCTGTGCAACAAATAACATTGGGACAAAAAGTATCAGGACTAATCAAGGACAGGAAAACTAAATTTGTATTTAGCAGATACCCTGAATTACTTCTCCATGGGCAGGATGTGGGAGGAGCATTTATTGTTTTCTGAGCATCAGCAAAACCTCAGCCCTGGAATTCTGGATATTTTCCAGCTGGATCCTCCCAGAAccagagctggggatggagcaggagAGCACAGCCCTCTGAGTCGCTCCCCCCAGGACTTCCTTGTGTAAAAGCTGTCCTTTGAGAGAGACCTGCAAAGCCCTACAGGATGTGGGGGAGGAGCACTGCATGCCCTGCTCTGAGCTCCCATAGGAAGCCAccacttttgtttttgctgcttttgcacCACTGCAGCACTTTTGGAGCTCCACAGTGTTGCTCCCAGGACTGAGTGGGGAAGATGCCactaaaggagaaaaaagaaaaggagaagccTTGCAATGACAGCTGTAACCCTGGGCAACTGGGGGAGAGTGTGGAGAGCCTGATGAAGAACATTGATGTGTGCCGCAGCGTGGGCCTGGAGATCATCAACAGGACCAAGACAGTGACACTGAAGGAGTTCAGGTGGGTACCCCTCTgtcccctgctgctttctgccacCCTGCCTATGAGGGATATCTCCAAAGACAATGGAGAGGCTCAGTGCCAAGTGCTGGAGCAATTTCCAGCATGTTCCTCCATCTTGTGGTGGACCATCCTCAGTTTGCACTGTACAGCTGCACACACTTCAAGAAATTCCTTCCTTGTCCCCATGCTTCTCCAATTCTTTCTGTGCCTTTATTCTTTGCTTATTCCCTTGGAGGCCTTGCTTAGATTCCCCGCTGTCATCAGTGAGTTCttgtcccttccagcttggagCAGCCAGTCATGAGCACACATTCAAACTGTGCAAGCATTACAgctcctttctcttttgctgtttccCCCCCATCAGATACCTATATAAGAATCCTTAGAGCCACTCCTCTTCTGTGTCAGTGGTCCCAGCTCTGCCAAGGGGACAGATTCTCCTATCCCTTCACCATCTCAATGGACCTCTGTAGAACTCTTTACGCTGTCTCCCTTCTCCTGGGGGcaagaactggacacagcactccaggtgtgAGCTCAGCCGTGCTaagcagaagggcaggatctCTTCTTGCTTTGGGCAGTGCTTTGCCTGATGCAGCCCACAGCACCCTCAGCCTCATAGGCATCAAGGGCACATTGCAGATCATGTCCTTTTCTGCCACTGCTTCCAGCTGGGTGCCCCCAGCATAACCCAGTGCTGGAGTTactgctgcccagctgctgcacCTGCACTTCTCCTTGTAGGACTGCATGAGGTTCATGTGCACAGAGGGCACAGCTTGGGTCCAACAAGGTAAAGGGTAAAGAGACTTGGTAGGGACACTGAGCTCCCTTTCTGTCATGCCTGCTCTGGTGATGCTGTGCACTGGTGATTCTGGGAGTGGTAATTCTGACTCAGGGATGCTTGGCATTGGCAATGCTTGCCTGCTCTCTAGAGAACTCTGAGTCCCACTCAGCACCTCTGCAAATGAGTTGCCCTTGTGCCTCCATCCACTGGGCTCCAGCTGCCCTTTCTCACCAACCCTCCTTCTACAGGAGTTATTGCTTCAGTGGCAAGATCCAGACCACGCTGCCCTTTCAAATTGGCCCGAACTCCAAAGGAATATGTGCCTTTGCAAAAACTCCCTACAGCCTGCGAGGGAGCGTGGGCATTGTGGTCTGCAAGGCTGGTGGTTTCTTTTTGGCCATCACATTCTCCAACCCCTTTGACTACATCCTTTACAAAATTGAGTTTGCCTTGGAGATCTTCACAGAGGAGAACCACCTGGGAATCCTCAGTGATATCTTCTCCAAGACGATGAAGAGTAAACCATACTGCGGCTCCTCGCTCTTCCAGCGAGCCGCGCTGGGGTATGAGCATGGAACCCTGGAGGTCTCCAACGAGTACATTCGTGTTCAAGCCAAGATGTCCAACAACCAGAAAGCCATCCTGAAAGTCCAGGTTGAAGACATGAATCCACCACCCTACAACAAAGTCATGTGAGGGAAGGTGGGCACCACTGCTGCCAAAAGGATCCCCTGGGAGATATTCAGCAAGGATGCAGCAAGGCTTTTCCAGTGGTTTTGGAAGGAAGTGGATGGTGATGATGGATCCCATGGGAAATGGAATCACCACCTCGTGGCTTTGCTGCAGGGCCAACAGTGTTCTACAGCTTGCAAACTAACTCATGATTACATATGataaacaataaatatattCTAACCCTCACAAGTTGCATATATTCTTTCAGAAAGACTCAGTGCATGGAGAAAACTCTGACAACCAGCAGCATGGCAAGACACATTGACACCATGGTGTCGCTGTGTCCTTCTCTGTTCTGGTGTCCTGGCTTGGGATGTCTTAGGTCAGCATAAATGTTGGTGGAGAACTGCTCCAGTGGGATGTGAAAGTTAAAATTAGAGTTAGGATAACGGCTAAAGGTAGAGCTAGGGGTAGGTTTAGGGGTAGGAGTAGCGTTAGGGGTAGGAGTAGGGTTGGGAGGGCTAATAAAGATGAAGAGGGCCCTGGACGAGGCTGAAaaacctgggactgttcagcatggagaagagaaggcttgagAGGAGACCTGGTCAGTGCTTGTAAATAAGTAAAGGACAGGAGTCAAGTgaatggagccaggctcttttctgcctcagcagcagaactgggGGTGGTGAgcaaaaactggaacacaggaagttccatatgaacataaggaaaaaattcttcactgtgattGAACAGTGGAGCAAGCTCTGGAGCaaccagagaggttgtggagtctccttctctggagataaaCAAAACCTGCTTAGTTGCTTTCCAGTGCAAACTAATCAAGGGAAttctggactagatgatttccAGATGTCCCTTTTGACCCCTTCAACTCTGATTCTGTCTCATTGTCAACATCATCATCAACATCAACATCATTGTGTCATCTTCAAACCCTGGGTTCTACTGGTGACCTGGGCAAGGGTATAGGTGAGCAGGATATCACAGAtgccctgctccagctcctcagAGGTGACACCATGGTGACTAAGACACAGAAGAAGGCAGGAGAGCTGCTTGAAGAGTGATGGGGCCATCATGGAGTCCAGGAGGTTGGTGAGGCTCTCAATGATCAACTTGTGGGGGAGATTTGGGGTTTGGGGTTGCATGACCTAACCCAAAATAGTTGGGGTTTGGGATGGGAGGCCGAGTGGGATCAGTGTTGGGTCATGGAGATTGATGGGGTTGTGCTCCCCTAAAAAGAAATCTAGTGGGGTCTCATTGGGCTGAGGCTTCTTTGGTGCACACAAAGATGGAAGCCACCACCAGGTAGCAGACACTGTGGGAGTACAGAGTGGGCATTGTGACATTCTAGAGCCTCCTCAGTCCCCTCGCTCTGTCCTCCTTTCACTCTTGCCATCACACCTTGCTGACAGGGGGTGTGGAGTCCTGTGGGGAGAAATGGAGGAGTTGTGGGGGTACAGGGGTAGGCTTGAGAGGCAGTGAGATGGGGCTGGCACCGGACAGGCAGGACCAGGGGGACACTGGGAGATACTGGGGTAGGACTGGAAGACACTGGGGTGAGCAAGCATGTTCAGGGCTAGGCTGAAAGGCACTGTGGGCTCTCACTGCATTCCCATCAGGGCCCCTCAGCACTGGTACTTGGTGGGGGCATGCTCCTGGTGGGAAGAACAGGGAATATGGTAGATGTAGCTCAGCACCTCGGAGCTGTGGCCCTATGGCGGTGTTGTAAAGCAATGAAGTTATAATAAAATCATATATTCAGAAAACCATAGAACTATAGAGTCCCAGAGTCAATAAATAATAGTCACGGAGTCAGAGTCATGGAATTACAGGCCACCTTGAGGCCTCTCCTCCATCTCCAGTTTTCCAGGACAAACAAACCAAGTGCCCTCAGCATCTCCTCACACACTTAACgctccagacccttccccaACTCCATAACCCTCCTTTGGATGTTCTcgaatagttttatgtccttttgATGTTGTAGAACccaaactgcacacagtgctcgAGGCAATGCTGCACCAttgcagaacagagaaaaacatcaaGAGTTATCAGCCTGGATTAACCAAGGGAAGTCATGTCTGCCCTATGACACTTTTATGATGAAATCTCCAGCCTTCTCCAATGGATGACGTGGGTTATGTGAATGTTGTTTTTCAGGAAAGCCTTTGACACTCTCACCCATAAGACCCTAAGAGGGAAGGTGTTGGTAGGGACAGGATGAGCAAACAGAGAGGTGGATCAAAAGTTGTCTGAACAGCTGGACCCAGAGGATAGTGGTGAGTGGTGCAAAGTCTACCTGGAGGTCAGTGATGAACAGGGTACCTCAGGGACTTCCTGGTGGCAGTAGGCCTTGAAAGGAAcattcatggaatcacagaatggattgggttggaagggacctcaaaaatcatctagttctaagttccctgccgtgggcaggaTTGCCAGTCACTAGATCAGCCTGACATGTGCTTCATCTGTGAGAAATCACCGAGCACCCAGGCTAGCACAATCCTGAAATAAGTATGCAGTGCCTCTCCTGAGTGTGTGATGATTGTATTGCATACCAGGCTTTTCAGACAAGGTgacccagagaagctgtagatgccccatccctggaggtgtgcaaggcCTGGCTGGAGGGGGTcctgggcaacttgatctagtggGTAGCAGCCAGCCCAAGTGGGATgtaaggtccctcccaacccaagtgattctgtggttctgttgCTCCATAAGAGGCTGGAGATGTGGGCAGACAAAAATCTCATGAAGTTCACCAAGGAGAAAAGCATAGTCCTGAACCTGAGAAGGAACAATCCCAGTGCATGATGACATGCAAGGGCACCCAACTGGAAGCAGATGGCAGAACAGAATCAAGGAAGTCCTGGTGGACACCAAGTTAGTCATGAGTTAGCAACATGCCCTTGCTGTTAAGAAGGCCAATGATCTTATTGGCTTTATTAGGCAAAGTATCACCAGCGGGTCAAGAGAGTTGAACATTTCCCTCTCcacagcactggtgaggctgtacCTAGTGTTCTGGGTCCAATtcttgcccccccccccccgataCAAGAGAGACCTGGCCTCCAAGATGATGAAAGAACTGGAACgcctctcctatgaggagaAGGTAGgggagctgggactgctcaggGGGTATCTTACCAGTGTGCGTAAATACCTAAGTGGATAGTGGGAaggggatggagccaggatttTTTTAGTGCAACAGGCCACAagaagaggcaatgggcacaaactggaacaaaacaaaatatcaggaagtatttatttactgtgcAGGTGAGGGAGTGGTAGAACAGGttgccagagaggctgtggagcaCAGTATTGCATTCATTAGTCTTAGCCATTAAGGTGGGTTTACATAGCATTGGTATCCAAGAGGTTTATCCTCCTAGTGGATAAGCATCACGAAAGATGAAAGCCAGGGGAGAGTCTCAGCTGAAGTGAACGCAATGGAAAAGAGACAACCTGTCTCTATGCAAAAGGAGAGAGCAAAATGAGGAAACTGGGGAGCACTGTCAGTCACTGCTGAATGAGATGAGATGATGGAAAATGTTTGCATACATGCCTGTCTCCGAGTTACTGAAATGGGCTGGCAACTTCTGTTGTACAGCAATGGTGCACAGTTTCTTCATTATCTCTT containing:
- the LOC125685598 gene encoding uncharacterized protein LOC125685598, whose amino-acid sequence is MPLKEKKEKEKPCNDSCNPGQLGESVESLMKNIDVCRSVGLEIINRTKTVTLKEFRSYCFSGKIQTTLPFQIGPNSKGICAFAKTPYSLRGSVGIVVCKAGGFFLAITFSNPFDYILYKIEFALEIFTEENHLGILSDIFSKTMKSKPYCGSSLFQRAALGYEHGTLEVSNEYIRVQAKMSNNQKAILKVQVEDMNPPPYNKVM